TCCACAAGCGGAAGCACCACATAAGCCCTCTGGCCCTTCTCCACCTCCTCACGGATCACGTTGTAAGCCTGATCACGCTGCGAGCCTGCCAACATCGTGGTCAAGATCGGCGTGCGTCCCGGCGGAAGTTCATCGATCTGACTGACATCCAGATCCCCATGGAGTGACAGAGCCAGCGTTCGTGGGATCGGTGTCGCCGTCATCGTGAGGAGATGGGGCTGAAGACCTTTTCCAAGCAGTCGATTGCGTTGACGAACTCCGAAACGGTGTTGCTCATCCACCACCACCAGTCCCAGCCGGTCGAAGGCAACTGGATCTTCCAGCAGGGCATGGGTCCCCACGAGAACCTTGCAGGAGCCTGAAGCCACATCAGCGAGAAGCTGCCTCCGTTTCTTGAGAGGCGTGGAGCCGGTCAGAAGCTCAACCGTGACATGCAACGGTGGGAGCCACTGGCAGAGACTGCGGTAGTGCTGTTCCGCAAGCACCTCAGTGGGAGCCATCATTACCCCTTGCCAACCGGCCTGGATGGCCTTGAGCAAGGCAGCAACAGCGACGACCGTTTTCCCACTGCCCACATCACCCTGCACCAGCCTGGCCATGGGCTCCGAACGTTCGAGATCTTCATCGATCTCCGCCAGCACTCTGTTCTGTGCATTGGTGAATTGGAACGGGAGATGATCCAGGAAGCGACCCAGGAGACCGTCGCGATCCGAGGCGACCCTCAGGGATGGTGCTGACCGCTGACGCAGTGCCGCCCTGCGCTGCATCAATCCGAGCTGAAGCAGCAGAAACTCATCGAAGACAAGACGGTGACGGGCCTGCTGAAGCTGATCGGACGTCTCCGGTCGATGGATCGCCGTCAGCGCCTGATGTCTGCCCAGCAACTGCCTAGCTTGGCGTCTCTGAGGTGGCAGTGGTTCAGGCCAGAGACGGACCGATGGCAGCGCCGCTTCCACCAAGGTTCTGAAACGATCGGCCGTCAGACCTTCCGTCAGGGAATACACCGGTAACAACCTGCCGATTCGTTTTGATTGCAAAGGAGCTTGAGCGCTCTCCATCACTTCAATCAGCGGATCTTGAAAGCTCAGGCCGTAGGGACCTTCCTTGACCAGACCACTCACAGCGACGGTGGCTCCATTTGGATAGAGCCTGGTCTGTCCATGGAGATAGGAGGGATTGCTGAAGCGGCGACCTGCCAGAAAACGACTGACCTTGATCCGTCCGGTGGGGTCCTGAAGCTGCAGCTCGATGATCGAGAGATTGGGATTTCTCGGACTGGTGAAGCCGTGACAGCGACGGACGGTGGCAACAATGGTGGCTGTTTCCCCGGGCACCAAGGCCTCAATCCGGCGCAAGGCGGAGTAATCCACATAGTCCCTTGGGTAATGAAGCAATAGGTCTCTGACCACCAGAAGCCCGAGGCTGGCCAGGCGTTCCGCCTGCTTGGGGCCGATGCCACGGACCCGTGACAGTGGTGCGTCAAGAGGCATGACACCCTGGTGGTTCGCTGGAGCTGCCGTGGTGCTCGTGGCAACCTTCAATTTCGGTGGTGCCATCGGTCGTGTGGGTTCCAGGCGCTGACGCAGGGCATGGAGCCACTGCCTCACCGTGGTGACCAGGCGCCGGCGCGCTGCATCACTGAGGGAGGGGTAAGACTGAAAATCATTGGAAAACGCCTGAAGGCGTTCCGTGCAATCTGGCGGGAAAGAAATTCCTGGTGGTGCACCCAATTCACGGCTCAGGAAACTGTGAAATGTCTCCTGCCGGCCCTGAACATTGACGAATCCACGCTCAGCCTCAAGCGACAGCGCCTGCTGAAGCGGACGAATCCAAATCTGAAATCGCTCCAGGGCCTGTTGATCAAGGCCAGAGCTCAATGGCGCGGAGGGATCTCCACTCGGTTGGGCCACCAATGGGTTTGAACCTCCCTGGCGCTGCTGCGTCGTTGCCAGTGTCGCTCCTTCACCACAAGAGTGGAGAGAGCACGCCGTTGATTCTGGATGCGTCCGCGGCAACGGCGCAAGGATCGATCATCGAATTCCAATTCGGAACTGCGCAAAAGTAGGCAAAGCGTTTCGTAGGTGTGCTGATCACCAGCGGTGGGCAGCGGCAGCGGCAGTTTCAGGAGATTGGAATGGGTGGCTTCCGATGGAAGCTGGCCGGTCATGGCTGCATCCAGCAGTTGGATTGGCAGCAGACTTCTGATAATTCCCGCACGTAACAGCTCCACATTGAGGGCATGGGACAGGTTGCGCAGACGTCGGCTGAGGCCAGCATCAATCCCTTCCATCCAGGCAAGAAGAGCGCTCGGTGACGTTGGCATCAACTGATTCGACCCACTGACATTCGCCATCAAAGGGGGCCCTGCAGATCCCGTGGCATCGTCGGAAGACTCTTGCGCATCCCTCGGGTCCATGGCCTCACCAGCGAGAGCGAACAAGGACCGGATCAGGTCCAGCTCCGTCGTCTCCTGTGAAGAAGGTTGTTCATCTTTCGAGGGCTGATCCATGTCGCCATCAGTCCTCTCGTCAACGGCCACTTTCCTTGGGAAGAGACCATCAATCAAATCTGAACGTTCCAGGGGAAGAGAGAGGCCGAGATGAACTTCCTCACAGTCAACAGACGGAGTCTGCGTCTCAGATGAATTGGCCAGTGCCTGCACCTGGAGGAGATGGTTGCGTTGGGCTTCGTGGCGCAGACGATTTGCCGTAATGATGAGCTGCTCAACAGTGAGCAGAGAAGACGTTCTCTTCACAAGCGCATCGACACGACGATGCAGTTCCTCAACTCCATCAGCTCTGCGGATGCTTGCGTCCACCCCGCGAGCGCAAAGCAGATGTTTGATGGATGTACGAACGGCTCCGGAAAGCTGATCACGGACGATCTGAAGATAGAGCGCCTGTTCGCGATAAAGAGCTGGTGCCAGGGACCTGCATCGGCAACCCAGACGCTCCAACTGGAGGTCTGGGTCGTGGCAGTGGCGGCTCTCCGAATCAGCCTCCAAGATCAGCCCTTGGTCATCGAAGCCACTTCAGCGGCGAAGTCATTTTCCTCAACTTCGATGCCCTCTCCAAGGGTGTAGCGCGTGAAACGACGAACCCTCACGTTTTCTCCGATCTTGCCGGCTGTCTGCTTCACCAGTTCAGCAACAGTGAGGGAGCTGTCTTTGATGAAGGGTTGCTCCATCAAAGCAAGTTCCTTGAGGCGCTTGTTGATCCGACCTTCGACAATCTTCTCCTTCATCTGCTCGGGCTTGCCATCGAGGTCATCACGCCCCATTTCAATGGCCTTTTCTCGTTCGCGGATCTCGGAAGGGATTTCGTCGGTGTTGACGTATTCCACTCCTGGGCAGGCAGCCACCTGCATGGCCACGTCTCTGAGGAGCTCCTGGAACATGTCACCTCGGGCGACGAAGTCGGTTTCGCAGTTGACTTCGATCAACACGCCGACGCGTGCTCCGGTGTGGATGTAGCTGCCGATAGCGCCTTCAGCAGCTGTACGACCGGACTTTTTCTCTGCGCTAGCGATCCCTTTCTGGCGCAGCCATTCGATGGCTTTGTCAGCATCGCCGTCTGTGGCTGCAAGTGCTTTCTTGCAATCCATCATTCCAGCGCCGGTCTTGTCGCGCAGGTCCTTAACGAGCTTGGCGGATACGGCAGCGGCCATCAGAGAAGAAGGAGGAGAGTATTTGGGCAAAAAGCCGCCTTTCCAAACATTCGGAAGGGCGGCGTGAACATAGCGGCTCGTGGGACTCAGCCTTCGCTGTCGTCACCACCACGCTGCTCATTGGAGCCATGACGGCCTTCATTGATCGCATCGGCCAAACGGCTCAGCACGAGTTGGACGGAACGCACAGCGTCGTCGTTGCAAGGGATGGGAACCTCGCAAAGATCAGGATCACAGTTGGTGTCAAGCATCGACACCAAGGGAATATCCAATTTGCGGGCTTCGAGCACTGCGTTCGTTTCACGACGCTGATCGACCAGCACCACCACATCAGGGAGACGACGCATGTTCTTGAGGCCACCCAGATACTTCTGGAGACGGTCCAGTTCACGGCGAAGAACGGCGCCCTCCTTTTTGGGACGCATGGCGATCGCTCCACTGGCCTCCATCCGCTCAAGATCCTTGAGGCGATCGATTCGGGCTTTCATCGTGGTCCAGTTGGTCAGCATGCCGCCCAACCAACGTTGGTTGACGTAGGACCCACCGCAGCGCAGGGCTTCTTGAGCCACCACTTCAGAGGCTTGTTTTTTGGTTCCTACGAACAGGAAACGTTTGCCACTTCTTGCAGCGGAACGAACCCATTTGTAGGCGTTGTTCATGCAGACAGCCGTCTGCACAAGGTCAATAATGTGAACCCCGTTGCGCGCGCAGTAGATGTAGCGCGACATTTTGGGATTCCAACGACGGGTCTGGTGTCCAAAGTGGGCACCAGCTTCCATCATCTCAGCGAGAGTGACAACAGCCATGATTGATTGAGGTTTCGGGTTGGCCTCCACCTGTCAGGGATCACATGGATGGCTTGGAGCCACACCACGATCAGCACCCGAAACAGACAGGTGTGTGGTTTGAGAGAACACCTTGAATTTATCAAACGGACTGCTCAACGCAGACCGGTGGCCTTGGCTTCTCTGTACAACGCCTCAACACCAAGACGGTTCAAGGGAAGCCGCAACAGTTCAAGGGCCAGAGAGGGCTGTCCCCGATGAATGAGCCAGGAAAGAAGCGGCTTGAGTGTTCGCTCATTGACCAGGCCTCCGAGGGTTAGAACCGACCACAGAACCCTGTGCATCCAAGTGAACTGGATGATCATTCGCACTCTGCGGCTGGGGTGCTTTCTGTAGAAGACGAGTCCCATCCGTGCCCGCTCTCTCTCCACGCGAATCAGATCAGGAATTTGTTCAAGCCGGAAAGCGGGATGCCAGTGATAGCCCACAGCTTCAGGGCAGCGAACGAGCACAACCCCCATTTGTCTCAGACGCTCACCCAGCTCGAGGTCCTCCCAGCCATAGAGCCGGAAACCCGTATCAAAAAGGCCGGACTGTTCGAGAACGGAGCGGTCGATGGCAACGTTACCGGTTGCGAAATAGGCCCAGGAAAGATCTCTGAGCTTGTGTCGCTCGTGGGTTGGATGCTCAAAATTCGCAGTATTGATCACTGCGCCGTAGGTGAAGCACAAACGGTTTCCGTTACGACGCCACGCTGCTGTGAGCGCCTTGGCATGACTGGCGAGAAAAGTTGGTGTGACGACGAGATCACTGTCAATAAAGACAATGACGTCACCTCGGGCGTGGCTGACGCCACGGTTTCGACCTTCAGCGGGTCCACCGTGGCGCTGTTCGATCAGACGCACGCTGGGAAAACGACTGCTTGAGGCTCTCAACCAGTCCGGCGTTCCATCGGTGGAGCCGTCATCGACAACGACCACCTCATAATGATCGATCTCCCCACTGGGACGTTGCCCTTCCAGTGCTAGCAAGCACTTCTCCAGGATCGGGCGTCGGTTGTAGGTGGGAATGACGACGCTGATGAACATCCGCGCTTCACGGTGATCCAATTGAAGTCAGCCTAAGGGCACAAAAAAAGAGGGGGATGCTCCCCCCTCTTGCACAAGAGCCCGAACTCAATCGGCAGCGCCACCGTTGTTGGCAGTTCCTGTGACACCGTTGCCGGCACCTTCGCCACGACCGTCATTGCGCATCTTGCGCTTCTTGAATTTGCGCGCGTAGGCGCGGTTGCGCTCTTGCTTTTCTTTCTTGAGATTTCTGCGCTTGGCCATGCGTTGGTTGAAACTTTGGCGGGTTATGACCCCAACCTACTCAATGGCCTGAAAAAGACGGCCATCCTCCATCCGAACGAGCCGATCAGCCACATCAAGAATCCTGGGGTCATGGGTGACCATAAGGACGGAACAGGATTGTTCCCTTGCTAGGCGTTTCAACAATTCCACCACCTCTCGCCCCGTGGTGCTGTCGAGAGCTGCCGTGGGTTCATCAGCCAGTAAGAGTTTGGGCCTAGCGGCGAGCGCCCGGGCGATGGCCACGCGCTGTTTTTGTCCCCCCGAAAGATTGTGGGGAAGTTTGCTGAGCTCTTCATCCAGACCAACAGCTCGCAACCACTCCCTGGCTTGATCTCTCCGGGCCCGGTAGCTGAATCCAGGGAGGAGGTCGGCACCCATCTGCACGTTCTGTTCCGCGGTGAGGCAACGAAGAAGATTGTGGCCTTGAAAAATCATTCCGATCCTGCGCCGCAGCCTCTGCCGCTGGCCACGTCCAGCTCCCTGTAATTGCTGACCGAAGACGCGAACGTCGCCTTGTTGCACCTGACGCAAAGCACCGATCAACGTCAGCAACGTGGTCTTTCCACATCCGGAGGGTCCTGTTAGGAGCACCACTTCACCGGCGGCAATCTCCAGATCCACACCCTGCAACACCTGCCGTCGGGTTGATCCCTTCCCATACCAGTGGCTCAAGCCATTGATGCTCACACTGAGCTCCTGGCGGGAACCATGCCTTTGAGTTGACTCTGAAAGCGTTGTGCTGGACATCAAAAGATCTCCGCCGGGTCCGCATCCACGAGCCGCCTCATCGCCAATCCAGCTGAGGCCATGCACATGATGAGAATCATCGTGAACACGGTGAAAGCACGGCTGAAATCCATGGCGACGGGAAGCTGGGTTGCATTTCTGACGAGCAGATACAAACCTTGGCCAGCGGCATAGGCCGGAAGGTATCCGAAAAGGGCAAGAAGCAATCCTTCACGAACCACAACACCGAGAAGTGTGATGAGCCGATACCCCATCGCCATCAACGTGGCGTATTCAGGCAGGTGATCACTGACATCGGAATAGAGCACCTGATAAACGATGACGCAGCCGACCACGAATCCCATGGCGGCTCCAAGGGTAAAGATGAAGCCAATCGAGGTACCGGTTTTCCAATAATTCTGCTCAAAGTCAATAAATCCTTGTTTCGTCAACACAGTGACGTCATCAGGAAGCAAGGTTTTGAGACGGTCCACAACCAGCTCAGGGTCTGCATCAGCGTTGAGACGAATCAACCCAACCTCAATGCTTCCAGGGGGAGTATTGGGGAGCAATTCACGGAACGTTTCGCTGCTGGTAAGCAGATTGCCATCAGCTCCAAAGGATGTACCAAGCTCAATCAAGCCCGCAACACGAACACGTTTGCCTGCAATTTCACTCTCCACAATCCGGCCATCACGAAACCAGTCAGCCACTGGTCCGAACTCCGGCCGCGATCGTTCATCAAAGAGAACTCTGCCTTTTTGGGTGAGCGTCTTGGCTTTGGGCGCCAGCGTTGGATCGGTGAACAGAGGATCACCGGGTTCAAAACCAAGGGCAAGGATGGACCGTGTTCCGCGGGTTTCTGGATTTCTCCAGAGGAGCAGATTCCAATTCACGGGGGTTATACCTTCCACTTCCGGAAGCGCCATGGCTTGCACCAAACGCCGTTTAGGGAAACCAGCCATACTCACCGAACTGGTAGAACGCGGGCTGATTAATACGATGTCGGCATCAAACAAACGATGGACGGTGACACTGGCATCAAACAATCCATCTCGGAACCCGAGCTGCATGAACATCAGAATTCCAGCGAAGCTGATGCCAGCCAGAGCAACAGCCAAGCGCACAGGCTGACGGATCAACATCAGCGAAGCCAGGGGAATGCCGCGGCTGGACCAGAACGCACCACTCATGAGGTTTTGAAACGCGCGATCACTTTCAAACCGGCTAACGATGAAACCCGCCGAGCCGAATCGCGATCAAGGCTGACCTGAACCTCCACCACCCTGGCGTCGGCGTCACCGGTTGGATTGGTGGATAAAACCTCGCGCTGCCTCACCTGAGGACTAACTCGCTCGACACGGCCTGTAAGACGACCTTCAAATCCACCGTTCTCACTAACAAGCGTCACGGGATCACCGACAGCAATCCTGTTGATGTCGGATTCGTACACCTCAATCAGAGCTTCCATCGATTGGCTGGCGCCAACTTCAAGCACGCCATCGTTACTGGGGCGCTCACCGACCCGGGTGTGCAGCCTGAGCACAGTGCCGTCAATCGGTGAT
The sequence above is a segment of the Synechococcus sp. PROS-7-1 genome. Coding sequences within it:
- the recG gene encoding ATP-dependent DNA helicase RecG — translated: MVAQPSGDPSAPLSSGLDQQALERFQIWIRPLQQALSLEAERGFVNVQGRQETFHSFLSRELGAPPGISFPPDCTERLQAFSNDFQSYPSLSDAARRRLVTTVRQWLHALRQRLEPTRPMAPPKLKVATSTTAAPANHQGVMPLDAPLSRVRGIGPKQAERLASLGLLVVRDLLLHYPRDYVDYSALRRIEALVPGETATIVATVRRCHGFTSPRNPNLSIIELQLQDPTGRIKVSRFLAGRRFSNPSYLHGQTRLYPNGATVAVSGLVKEGPYGLSFQDPLIEVMESAQAPLQSKRIGRLLPVYSLTEGLTADRFRTLVEAALPSVRLWPEPLPPQRRQARQLLGRHQALTAIHRPETSDQLQQARHRLVFDEFLLLQLGLMQRRAALRQRSAPSLRVASDRDGLLGRFLDHLPFQFTNAQNRVLAEIDEDLERSEPMARLVQGDVGSGKTVVAVAALLKAIQAGWQGVMMAPTEVLAEQHYRSLCQWLPPLHVTVELLTGSTPLKKRRQLLADVASGSCKVLVGTHALLEDPVAFDRLGLVVVDEQHRFGVRQRNRLLGKGLQPHLLTMTATPIPRTLALSLHGDLDVSQIDELPPGRTPILTTMLAGSQRDQAYNVIREEVEKGQRAYVVLPLVEESEKMDLRSAVDVHRQLEEEEFPDLKVGLLHGRLPSAEKQAVIQAFARGETQVLVSTTVVEVGVDVPEASVMMIDHADRFGLAQLHQLRGRVGRGAAASRCLLINDSRNPLARQRLEVLVRSTDGFEIAEMDLRLRGPGQVLGTRQSGLPDLALASLADDGSVLEEARDEAADILRNDPDLNNHPVLRCLLDDQRNRVTSAAQLN
- the tsf gene encoding translation elongation factor Ts — its product is MAAAVSAKLVKDLRDKTGAGMMDCKKALAATDGDADKAIEWLRQKGIASAEKKSGRTAAEGAIGSYIHTGARVGVLIEVNCETDFVARGDMFQELLRDVAMQVAACPGVEYVNTDEIPSEIREREKAIEMGRDDLDGKPEQMKEKIVEGRINKRLKELALMEQPFIKDSSLTVAELVKQTAGKIGENVRVRRFTRYTLGEGIEVEENDFAAEVASMTKG
- the rpsB gene encoding 30S ribosomal protein S2, yielding MAVVTLAEMMEAGAHFGHQTRRWNPKMSRYIYCARNGVHIIDLVQTAVCMNNAYKWVRSAARSGKRFLFVGTKKQASEVVAQEALRCGGSYVNQRWLGGMLTNWTTMKARIDRLKDLERMEASGAIAMRPKKEGAVLRRELDRLQKYLGGLKNMRRLPDVVVLVDQRRETNAVLEARKLDIPLVSMLDTNCDPDLCEVPIPCNDDAVRSVQLVLSRLADAINEGRHGSNEQRGGDDSEG
- a CDS encoding glycosyltransferase family 2 protein produces the protein MFISVVIPTYNRRPILEKCLLALEGQRPSGEIDHYEVVVVDDGSTDGTPDWLRASSSRFPSVRLIEQRHGGPAEGRNRGVSHARGDVIVFIDSDLVVTPTFLASHAKALTAAWRRNGNRLCFTYGAVINTANFEHPTHERHKLRDLSWAYFATGNVAIDRSVLEQSGLFDTGFRLYGWEDLELGERLRQMGVVLVRCPEAVGYHWHPAFRLEQIPDLIRVERERARMGLVFYRKHPSRRVRMIIQFTWMHRVLWSVLTLGGLVNERTLKPLLSWLIHRGQPSLALELLRLPLNRLGVEALYREAKATGLR
- a CDS encoding DevA family ABC transporter ATP-binding protein; the protein is MSSTTLSESTQRHGSRQELSVSINGLSHWYGKGSTRRQVLQGVDLEIAAGEVVLLTGPSGCGKTTLLTLIGALRQVQQGDVRVFGQQLQGAGRGQRQRLRRRIGMIFQGHNLLRCLTAEQNVQMGADLLPGFSYRARRDQAREWLRAVGLDEELSKLPHNLSGGQKQRVAIARALAARPKLLLADEPTAALDSTTGREVVELLKRLAREQSCSVLMVTHDPRILDVADRLVRMEDGRLFQAIE
- the devC gene encoding ABC transporter permease DevC, with the translated sequence MSGAFWSSRGIPLASLMLIRQPVRLAVALAGISFAGILMFMQLGFRDGLFDASVTVHRLFDADIVLISPRSTSSVSMAGFPKRRLVQAMALPEVEGITPVNWNLLLWRNPETRGTRSILALGFEPGDPLFTDPTLAPKAKTLTQKGRVLFDERSRPEFGPVADWFRDGRIVESEIAGKRVRVAGLIELGTSFGADGNLLTSSETFRELLPNTPPGSIEVGLIRLNADADPELVVDRLKTLLPDDVTVLTKQGFIDFEQNYWKTGTSIGFIFTLGAAMGFVVGCVIVYQVLYSDVSDHLPEYATLMAMGYRLITLLGVVVREGLLLALFGYLPAYAAGQGLYLLVRNATQLPVAMDFSRAFTVFTMILIMCMASAGLAMRRLVDADPAEIF